Proteins encoded together in one Vitis vinifera cultivar Pinot Noir 40024 chromosome 4, ASM3070453v1 window:
- the LOC132253673 gene encoding uncharacterized protein LOC132253673 yields MGKRPVQQMSRGGMYNLSEDMEMKAKVAAMARKIEKMELRKVHEVQAILEPQQQANPCSICQSFEHMVEECPTIPAAREMFGEQANLIGQWKPNSNAPYGNTYNSSWRNHPNFAWKPRPNPYQSLAQSNQQSQGQSSVEQALISLSKVMGDFVSEQKSINSQLNQKIDNVESTLNKKIDGMHNELSQKIDNIQYSISRLTNLNTVNEKGKFPSQPHQNPKGIHEVESKDEDSSKVRDSK; encoded by the exons ATGGGGAAAAGGCCAGTTCAGCAAATGTCAAGAGGGGGGATGTACAAtctgagtgaagacatggagatgaaagccaaggtagctgccatggctagaaaaatagagaaaatggagttgagaaaagttcACGAAGTCCAAGCTATTTTAGAACCTCAACAACAAGCCAATCCTTGCTCCATCTGTCAGTCATTTGAACATATGGTGGAAGAATGTCCCACCATTCCAGCAGCAAGAGAAATGTTCGGGGAACAAGCTAACCTGATTGGCCAATGGAAGCCAAATTCAAATGCTCCCTATGGCAACACGTACAACTCTAGCTGGAGGAACCACCCAAACTTTGcatggaagccaaggccaaacccatatcagtcaCTAGCCCAATCAAACCAACAGAGTCAAGGTCAATCCTCAGTTGAGCAAGCACTCATAAGCCTTAGCAAggttatgggtgactttgtgagtgagcaaaaatccatcaactctcaactaaatcagaagattgacaacgtagagagtacattgaacaagaagatagatgggatgcataatgagttgtctcagaaaattgacaacatccaatattccatctcaaggctcacaaatttgaacactgtcaatgagaaagggaagtttccctctcagcctcaccaaaatcctaaggggatacatgaagtggaatccaaagatgaggattcttcaaaggtgagggaca gtaAGTAA